The following proteins are co-located in the Limisphaerales bacterium genome:
- a CDS encoding RNA polymerase sigma factor: protein MDLDAEREMIQRCRDGEDDAWEELFAEHYAAVGRFVFQLASDLSREDTDEVCQEVFLSVVKNLKGFSGRSRLQTWLFRIAANKSRDYRAKLHAAKRGGGQVPLSLQAEDDEGNRLLDPPSPLPSPDEEMTRDEKWHLVGQGLEELGGPCQQILELRYFGDLNYREISEELDLNEKTVSSRLSKCRDKLENVMRQLFSREKTGAIPSKK from the coding sequence ATGGATCTGGACGCCGAACGCGAGATGATCCAACGCTGTCGTGACGGAGAAGACGACGCGTGGGAAGAACTCTTTGCCGAGCATTACGCGGCGGTGGGGCGTTTTGTGTTCCAACTCGCCTCGGATCTCTCGCGCGAGGATACCGATGAAGTGTGCCAGGAAGTCTTTCTTTCGGTTGTAAAAAACCTCAAAGGCTTCAGCGGACGCAGCCGGTTGCAAACCTGGCTCTTTCGCATCGCCGCCAACAAGAGCCGCGATTACCGCGCCAAGCTCCACGCCGCCAAACGCGGTGGCGGGCAAGTGCCGCTCTCGTTGCAGGCGGAAGATGACGAAGGCAACCGCCTGTTGGACCCTCCCAGCCCGTTGCCTTCGCCCGATGAGGAAATGACCCGCGACGAGAAATGGCATCTTGTCGGCCAAGGGCTCGAAGAGCTGGGCGGGCCGTGCCAGCAAATTTTGGAGCTCCGCTATTTTGGCGATTTGAACTACCGCGAAATCAGCGAAGAACTCGATTTAAACGAAAAAACCGTCAGTTCCCGGCTCAGTAAATGCAGGGATAAACTAGAGAACGTGATGCGTCAGCTATTTTCCAGGGAGAAAACCGGCGCAATCCCGTCTAAAAAGTAG
- a CDS encoding DUF4190 domain-containing protein: MRNPKPVEVEGTVESETKPPVVEESTNGEQPDQPPLIEKSAGDSESPATAESTQPERVSALAVISAVSSSLGFLGVTSLIGLGLGIIALRQMTLNPQLTGRHLAIFGVCLSVFWLGLLIAIGSIMWVGLSLLNALFNAIFG; the protein is encoded by the coding sequence ATGCGCAATCCCAAACCGGTAGAAGTTGAAGGAACTGTGGAATCAGAAACTAAACCGCCCGTCGTGGAAGAATCCACGAATGGAGAACAACCCGATCAACCGCCGTTGATTGAAAAATCAGCTGGCGATTCAGAATCTCCCGCAACGGCGGAATCCACCCAACCGGAACGCGTGAGTGCATTGGCCGTGATCAGTGCGGTCAGCAGCTCGCTGGGATTTTTAGGGGTGACGAGTTTGATCGGTCTGGGGCTGGGCATCATCGCGTTGAGGCAAATGACCCTGAACCCTCAACTAACCGGTCGTCACCTGGCGATCTTCGGCGTGTGCCTCTCGGTTTTCTGGCTCGGCCTGCTGATTGCAATAGGTAGCATAATGTGGGTGGGGCTATCGCTATTGAATGCGTTGTTTAACGCAATTTTCGGTTGA
- a CDS encoding DUF4339 domain-containing protein, with protein sequence MLLHFMREGEAFGPYPLDEAREYLKRGQILPTDQAWYEGAPDWMNVIEVPGVIGTAAPGAPPSPPPGAAPVQTEVVARYTSDITKFNKRFFDTELGRFQKLNPDGNPEALFMQTREGAFAVFRIADVKGDHCFISIDVGGARKEKRVNYFNIREIEIQKR encoded by the coding sequence ATGCTGCTGCATTTTATGCGCGAGGGCGAAGCGTTCGGGCCGTATCCACTGGATGAAGCGCGCGAATATCTCAAGCGCGGTCAGATTTTGCCCACCGATCAAGCGTGGTACGAGGGCGCGCCCGATTGGATGAATGTTATCGAAGTGCCGGGCGTGATTGGCACGGCCGCTCCCGGTGCGCCGCCTTCCCCCCCGCCCGGCGCGGCGCCGGTGCAAACAGAAGTGGTCGCCCGTTACACCTCGGACATCACTAAGTTTAACAAACGCTTTTTCGATACTGAGCTGGGCCGATTCCAAAAGCTCAATCCCGACGGAAATCCCGAGGCGCTCTTTATGCAAACCCGCGAAGGAGCCTTCGCCGTCTTTCGCATTGCCGATGTGAAAGGCGATCATTGTTTTATTTCCATCGACGTCGGCGGTGCGCGCAAGGAAAAGCGCGTGAACTATTTTAACATCCGAGAGATTGAAATTCAGAAGCGGTGA
- a CDS encoding CAP domain-containing protein has protein sequence MATLLALGCTTAPPLDVGWQPAEDSAELTAMARRTFDLVNKHRAARGLRVLKWDARIVPVARRHSAAMAQERRPFSHRYFQSRAQEIRRFRPFSKCSENLALNYGHTDPAARALQSWRESSSHREAMEAPFTHTAIAIAKSAAGKYYFTQLFVRAH, from the coding sequence GTGGCAACACTTCTGGCCCTCGGCTGCACCACAGCACCACCGTTGGATGTCGGTTGGCAACCGGCGGAGGATTCTGCTGAACTCACCGCAATGGCCCGGCGCACGTTTGATTTGGTGAATAAACATCGTGCCGCCCGCGGCTTGCGGGTTTTGAAATGGGACGCCCGCATCGTCCCCGTGGCCCGCCGACACAGTGCGGCAATGGCGCAAGAGCGACGGCCTTTTAGTCATCGCTACTTTCAGTCGCGTGCTCAGGAGATCCGTCGGTTTCGGCCTTTCAGCAAATGTTCGGAAAACCTCGCTCTCAATTATGGCCACACTGATCCGGCCGCGCGTGCATTGCAATCATGGCGTGAGAGCTCTTCCCATCGCGAAGCAATGGAAGCCCCCTTCACTCACACCGCCATCGCCATCGCTAAATCCGCTGCCGGTAAATATTATTTCACCCAGCTTTTCGTGCGCGCTCACTAA
- the mutY gene encoding A/G-specific adenine glycosylase — translation MSHHRKARRLVPHLLDWYAANARDLPWRRTRDAYAIWVSEIMLQQTQVATVIPFWQKWMRALPSIEKLARAKPEHVLKLWEGLGYYSRARNLQAAAKQIVSKHKNRFPNDPEAIRALPGIGRYTAGAIGSIAFGRAEPIVDGNVTRILTRIFGIREHPKDKSTQDQLWNLAEMLVVKTKNCSALNQSLMELGATVCTPRQPNCNQCPVARACVARRQNAIDAIPAKSRAIEYVVKQIEVYLITRGPHYLVQQRPNDAVNAGFWEFPNSDSGSHYAIPKNTAPIATALHTITHFRIELKAYPIHHEHAQSSQSKWCTINELMKLPFTTGHRKLLKKLRS, via the coding sequence GTGTCGCATCATCGCAAAGCTCGCCGCCTCGTTCCGCATTTGCTGGATTGGTATGCGGCAAATGCACGGGACTTGCCGTGGCGGCGCACGCGGGATGCGTACGCCATTTGGGTTTCCGAAATCATGCTGCAACAAACACAGGTGGCAACGGTGATCCCGTTTTGGCAAAAATGGATGCGCGCGCTGCCGTCGATTGAAAAACTCGCGCGCGCCAAGCCCGAGCACGTGCTGAAGCTCTGGGAGGGCTTGGGCTACTATTCCCGCGCGCGGAATCTCCAAGCCGCGGCGAAGCAAATTGTCAGCAAACACAAAAATCGCTTCCCAAACGACCCCGAAGCCATTCGCGCCTTGCCGGGCATTGGCCGCTACACCGCCGGCGCGATCGGCAGCATTGCTTTTGGGCGGGCGGAGCCGATTGTGGATGGCAATGTCACGCGCATCCTCACGCGGATTTTTGGCATCCGCGAACATCCAAAAGATAAATCCACGCAAGATCAACTTTGGAATTTGGCTGAAATGCTCGTGGTCAAAACGAAAAATTGTTCGGCGCTAAATCAATCGCTGATGGAACTGGGTGCTACTGTCTGCACTCCGCGCCAACCCAATTGCAACCAATGCCCCGTGGCCCGGGCTTGCGTGGCGCGACGGCAAAATGCGATCGACGCGATCCCCGCCAAGAGCCGCGCAATCGAGTACGTAGTCAAACAGATTGAGGTATACCTCATCACACGCGGCCCGCACTATCTTGTGCAGCAACGGCCGAACGACGCAGTGAATGCGGGGTTTTGGGAATTTCCAAATAGCGATTCAGGTTCACACTATGCGATCCCCAAAAACACGGCCCCGATCGCCACCGCTCTTCACACGATTACGCATTTTCGGATCGAGCTCAAAGCGTACCCGATTCATCACGAACATGCTCAAAGCTCTCAAAGCAAATGGTGCACAATCAACGAACTAATGAAACTCCCCTTCACCACAGGGCATCGGAAGCTACTGAAAAAACTGCGAAGCTAA
- a CDS encoding DUF1080 domain-containing protein, with translation MQLISRLSLWVCLALCLNVKAEGKWVSLFNGKNLEGWTVKIKGQPLGKNFKDTFRVKEGLLQVGYEGYDGFDEQFGHIFYKDSFSHYRIRVEHRFVGKQIKGGPGWAWRNSGIMLHCQDPKSMGLNQDFPVSIEVQLLGGPEKGKRTTANLCTPGTHVEMDGKLHTRHCFNSKSETYPGDQWVTVEVEVRGGEVIKHFVNGKEVMAYTKPQYDPRDADAKKLIKGDALSLKAGYISLQSESHPVEFRKVELMVLEK, from the coding sequence ATGCAATTGATTTCCAGATTGTCGTTGTGGGTTTGTCTTGCGCTTTGCTTGAACGTGAAGGCGGAGGGGAAATGGGTTTCGTTGTTCAACGGGAAAAATCTCGAGGGCTGGACGGTGAAAATTAAAGGCCAACCGCTGGGTAAAAATTTCAAAGACACTTTCCGTGTGAAGGAAGGTTTGTTGCAAGTGGGCTATGAGGGCTATGACGGGTTTGATGAACAGTTCGGCCATATTTTTTATAAGGACTCGTTTTCACATTATCGCATCCGCGTGGAGCATCGTTTTGTGGGCAAGCAAATCAAAGGTGGCCCGGGCTGGGCTTGGCGTAACAGCGGCATCATGCTGCATTGTCAGGATCCAAAATCGATGGGGTTGAACCAGGATTTTCCAGTATCGATTGAAGTGCAATTGCTGGGTGGCCCGGAAAAGGGCAAGCGCACAACGGCGAATCTTTGCACGCCGGGCACCCATGTGGAGATGGATGGCAAGCTGCATACGCGCCATTGTTTTAACAGTAAATCCGAAACGTATCCCGGCGATCAATGGGTGACGGTGGAAGTGGAAGTGCGCGGTGGCGAGGTAATTAAGCATTTTGTGAATGGCAAAGAAGTGATGGCGTACACCAAGCCGCAATATGATCCGCGCGATGCGGATGCGAAGAAACTCATTAAAGGTGATGCGTTAAGCTTGAAGGCGGGATACATTTCATTGCAGTCGGAAAGTCATCCGGTGGAGTTTCGCAAAGTGGAGCTGATGGTGCTGGAGAAGTAA
- a CDS encoding ribonuclease HIII, with translation MAEKALTSYTCKLDETQAAQLEAYLLERDYEMRAVPYTRFAGHRNQLNVNFYNSGKLLIQGKGTREFVEFVLEPEILKEARLGYEAEINPDFIQPRLGVDESGKGDFFGPLVIAAVYVNESVVRHWQEKGIKDSKRVKSDQRIGELAKVIRSTPGCIWTVVPIGPETYNRMHKKMRTVNQMLAWGHARVIENLLERGAEMDPRPERAISDQFARSKSTVANALMELGRGLELVQRHKAEEDLAVAGASILARDVFVQKIAELSEKVGKTLPKGGGKPVDVVAKELVAEQGESILGEVAKVHFRNAARALGQPEPPR, from the coding sequence ATGGCGGAAAAGGCACTCACCTCGTACACCTGCAAACTCGACGAGACGCAAGCAGCGCAGCTCGAGGCGTACTTATTGGAACGCGATTACGAAATGCGCGCGGTGCCGTATACGCGCTTCGCGGGCCATCGCAATCAACTCAACGTAAATTTCTATAACAGCGGCAAGCTGTTGATTCAGGGCAAAGGCACGCGGGAGTTTGTGGAGTTTGTGCTCGAGCCGGAAATTCTCAAGGAAGCGCGGCTGGGTTATGAGGCGGAGATCAACCCGGATTTCATTCAGCCGCGCTTGGGCGTGGATGAATCAGGCAAGGGAGATTTTTTTGGGCCACTGGTCATCGCCGCAGTTTATGTTAATGAATCGGTCGTGCGGCATTGGCAGGAAAAAGGCATCAAAGATTCCAAACGGGTGAAGAGCGACCAACGCATTGGTGAGCTGGCGAAAGTGATTCGTAGCACGCCGGGATGCATTTGGACCGTCGTGCCGATTGGCCCAGAGACTTACAATCGGATGCACAAAAAAATGCGGACGGTGAATCAAATGCTCGCGTGGGGCCACGCACGGGTGATTGAAAATTTGCTGGAACGCGGCGCCGAAATGGATCCGCGACCGGAGCGGGCGATCAGCGATCAATTCGCCCGCAGTAAGTCGACAGTGGCCAATGCGTTGATGGAATTGGGGCGCGGACTGGAGCTTGTCCAGCGGCATAAAGCAGAAGAAGACCTCGCAGTGGCCGGGGCATCCATATTGGCTCGGGACGTGTTTGTGCAAAAAATAGCCGAATTGAGCGAAAAAGTGGGTAAAACATTGCCAAAAGGCGGTGGGAAACCGGTCGATGTGGTGGCCAAAGAACTGGTGGCAGAGCAAGGCGAGTCGATTTTGGGGGAGGTGGCGAAGGTGCATTTCCGCAACGCGGCGAGGGCGTTGGGGCAACCGGAACCGCCTCGGTGA
- the tuf gene encoding elongation factor Tu — MAKESFVRAKPHVNIGTIGHVDHGKTTLTASILAVQAKDGLAEIKEYSEIAKGGNVRDETKTVTIAVAHVEYESESRHYAHVDCPGHADYVKNMITGAAQMDGAILVVDASSGPMPQTKEHVLLARQVGVPSIVVALNKADLVDDDELLDLVEMEVRELLSKYDFPGDDTPVTRMSATGAMAGEEKWVNATKDLLKACDDFIPEPARAEDQPFLMCIEDTFIIEGRGLVATGRVERGVLNKMDEVELVGIKEETEKTVATDIEMFRKLLDEARAGENVGVLLRGKKKGEVERGQVLAKPGSIKPHTRFKGQVYVLSKDEGGRHTPFFANYRPQFFFRTSDITGSVHELRDSDDKNTVEMAMPGDNVIMDVELGQPVAMEEGLTFAIREGGRTIGSGRVVSITA, encoded by the coding sequence ATGGCTAAGGAATCATTTGTGCGGGCCAAGCCCCACGTTAATATCGGCACTATCGGTCACGTCGACCACGGCAAAACCACGCTGACCGCCTCCATCCTCGCGGTGCAGGCGAAAGACGGCTTGGCGGAAATCAAGGAATATTCGGAAATCGCCAAGGGCGGTAACGTGCGTGATGAAACCAAGACGGTGACCATCGCCGTGGCCCACGTGGAGTACGAGAGCGAGTCGCGCCACTACGCGCACGTCGATTGCCCGGGTCACGCGGATTACGTGAAGAACATGATCACCGGCGCGGCGCAAATGGACGGCGCGATTTTGGTGGTGGACGCTTCCAGCGGTCCGATGCCGCAAACCAAAGAGCACGTGCTGCTTGCCCGCCAGGTGGGTGTGCCCAGCATCGTGGTGGCGCTCAATAAAGCTGACCTCGTGGACGACGATGAGCTGCTGGATCTTGTGGAGATGGAAGTGCGTGAATTACTTAGCAAATACGACTTCCCCGGCGACGACACCCCCGTCACCCGAATGAGCGCCACCGGCGCGATGGCGGGCGAAGAGAAGTGGGTGAACGCCACCAAGGATTTGCTCAAGGCCTGTGATGATTTCATCCCCGAGCCGGCTCGTGCGGAGGATCAACCCTTCCTGATGTGCATTGAGGATACTTTCATTATTGAAGGTCGCGGTCTGGTGGCCACCGGTCGCGTGGAGCGTGGCGTCCTTAACAAGATGGATGAGGTGGAACTGGTCGGCATCAAGGAAGAGACCGAAAAAACCGTGGCGACGGATATCGAAATGTTCCGCAAGTTGCTGGACGAAGCGCGCGCCGGCGAGAATGTGGGCGTGTTGCTGCGCGGCAAAAAGAAGGGTGAAGTGGAGCGCGGCCAAGTGTTGGCTAAGCCCGGCAGCATCAAGCCGCACACCCGTTTCAAGGGGCAGGTTTATGTGTTGAGCAAAGACGAGGGTGGCCGTCACACGCCGTTCTTTGCCAACTACCGCCCGCAGTTCTTTTTCCGCACCAGCGACATCACCGGATCGGTGCATGAGCTGCGCGATTCGGATGACAAGAACACCGTGGAAATGGCCATGCCCGGTGACAACGTAATTATGGACGTGGAGCTCGGCCAGCCCGTGGCGATGGAGGAAGGCTTGACCTTCGCCATTCGTGAAGGTGGCCGCACCATTGGTTCCGGCCGGGTGGTGAGCATAACCGCATAG
- the secE gene encoding preprotein translocase subunit SecE: MAATTNTNAAGNAPEIPAVSGALPAPVGTVHESTDPKGASSDKAEDTPGGGIDGWTIFWLAAGFALFVVLWRKGYIASFRKFIGETREQLYKSTWPTMDELKQHIVVVMISSVMLGLFTVISDKIVRFIIWDRLMGS; the protein is encoded by the coding sequence ATGGCAGCAACCACGAATACTAATGCAGCCGGCAACGCGCCTGAAATCCCCGCGGTTTCGGGCGCGCTACCTGCGCCCGTCGGCACGGTTCATGAATCCACCGACCCCAAAGGCGCGTCCAGCGACAAGGCCGAGGACACCCCCGGCGGGGGCATTGATGGCTGGACGATCTTTTGGTTAGCCGCGGGCTTTGCGTTGTTTGTGGTTTTGTGGCGCAAGGGGTACATCGCCTCCTTCCGTAAATTCATCGGTGAAACCCGGGAGCAACTGTACAAGAGCACGTGGCCCACAATGGACGAACTGAAGCAGCACATCGTGGTGGTGATGATTTCCTCCGTGATGCTCGGACTATTTACGGTGATCTCGGATAAAATTGTCCGTTTTATCATTTGGGATCGGTTAATGGGCAGTTAG
- the nusG gene encoding transcription termination/antitermination factor NusG: MAHEWYVIQTLSGQEQKVEKSLAKRIGDEEMAEYIKEVLVPMEKVVEVRGGKKTTTQRKLYPGYMFMEVNLYDDEGRIHAAPWDFINGTQGIIGFVGGERPQPTPPAEIADIQSQIADSEETERPRVNFEVNEIVKINDGPFLNYNGAVEAIDPESGKLKVTIDIFGRSTPVELEYWQVEKQ, from the coding sequence ATGGCACACGAATGGTACGTCATCCAGACCCTCTCCGGACAGGAGCAAAAGGTCGAGAAAAGCCTCGCCAAACGCATTGGCGATGAGGAGATGGCCGAGTACATCAAAGAAGTGCTCGTGCCCATGGAGAAAGTGGTGGAAGTGCGCGGCGGGAAAAAAACCACCACCCAGCGGAAACTCTATCCGGGTTATATGTTTATGGAGGTAAACCTCTACGACGACGAAGGCCGTATTCATGCCGCGCCGTGGGATTTCATTAACGGCACCCAGGGCATCATCGGATTTGTGGGCGGCGAACGACCGCAACCCACGCCGCCCGCTGAGATCGCAGATATCCAATCGCAGATTGCCGATTCGGAAGAAACCGAACGGCCGAGAGTAAATTTTGAAGTGAACGAGATTGTAAAAATCAACGACGGTCCGTTCCTCAACTACAATGGCGCCGTTGAGGCGATCGATCCGGAGAGCGGCAAGCTCAAGGTCACCATTGATATTTTTGGCCGCAGCACCCCGGTGGAGCTGGAATACTGGCAAGTCGAAAAACAATAA
- the rplK gene encoding 50S ribosomal protein L11 — MAKKEIGIIKLQIPGGDAKPAPPVGPALGQLGVPIMPFCKEFNAKTQNMAGTIVPVVITVYQDKSFTFILKSPPAAELLKKAAGIASGSGTPNKDKVGRVSKAQLLEIVKTKQDDLNAFDDEKAIRIIAGTARSMGIEVRG, encoded by the coding sequence ATGGCCAAAAAAGAAATCGGAATCATCAAGCTGCAAATCCCCGGCGGGGACGCCAAGCCCGCCCCGCCCGTGGGCCCGGCGCTCGGTCAGTTAGGCGTGCCCATCATGCCCTTCTGCAAAGAATTTAACGCCAAAACCCAGAACATGGCCGGCACCATTGTGCCGGTGGTCATCACGGTTTATCAGGATAAAAGCTTTACCTTCATCCTCAAATCCCCGCCCGCAGCGGAATTGCTAAAGAAAGCCGCCGGCATCGCTTCCGGCAGCGGAACGCCCAACAAAGACAAAGTGGGTCGCGTGTCCAAGGCGCAATTATTGGAAATTGTGAAAACCAAACAGGACGATCTGAATGCGTTCGACGATGAGAAAGCCATTCGCATCATCGCCGGCACGGCCCGCAGTATGGGCATTGAAGTGCGTGGATAG
- a CDS encoding 50S ribosomal protein L1, whose protein sequence is MPSKRYSKAQESLNGDERQGLQAAIGVLAGFPKAKFDETVELSFRMGVDPKHSDQMVRGTVSLPHGSGQKIVVAAFTAEGAAADAAKAAGAEHVGFEDLIKKVEGGWTGFDVAVATPEAMKAGVSKLGRQLGPRGLMPNPKTGTVTEDLGKAVTAVKAGRVEFKVDKSANLHVVVGKASFSQEKLLDNARAAVDAIMKARPDSFKGTYLNSCTISATMSPGVKVDIKDLGKQD, encoded by the coding sequence ATGCCAAGCAAACGATATAGTAAAGCACAGGAATCCCTGAACGGGGATGAGCGTCAGGGACTGCAGGCCGCCATCGGCGTGCTGGCGGGTTTTCCCAAGGCGAAATTCGACGAAACCGTGGAGCTCAGCTTCCGGATGGGGGTGGATCCGAAGCACTCGGATCAAATGGTGCGCGGCACCGTTTCACTGCCGCACGGTAGCGGCCAGAAAATTGTGGTGGCCGCCTTCACCGCCGAAGGCGCGGCAGCCGATGCCGCCAAAGCCGCCGGCGCAGAACACGTTGGCTTCGAAGATTTAATCAAGAAAGTGGAAGGCGGTTGGACCGGGTTCGACGTCGCCGTGGCCACTCCTGAAGCGATGAAGGCCGGTGTCTCCAAGCTCGGCCGCCAGCTCGGCCCGCGCGGATTGATGCCCAACCCCAAAACCGGAACGGTAACTGAAGACCTCGGCAAAGCAGTCACCGCGGTGAAAGCCGGACGCGTGGAATTCAAAGTGGACAAATCTGCCAACCTCCACGTTGTCGTCGGTAAAGCATCTTTCAGCCAAGAAAAGTTGCTGGACAACGCGCGCGCGGCGGTAGACGCGATCATGAAAGCCCGGCCGGATTCGTTCAAAGGCACGTATCTAAATAGCTGCACGATCAGCGCCACGATGAGCCCCGGCGTGAAAGTGGATATCAAAGACCTCGGCAAACAAGACTAA
- a CDS encoding 50S ribosomal protein L10 yields MRAEKQFLTNEYVERLNASPYFIATDYTGVTMAQFEELRGKLRAESAEIHVVKNSVFRKACEETGVGDLNGGLSGQVAVVTGESEIAGAAKVIKEYGQSIKRLNIHFGYLGEERLEGEAVNRLADLPSLDVLRSQLLGTIQAPATAIARVIGTPATMLARAIQAKSEKG; encoded by the coding sequence ATGCGAGCGGAAAAACAATTTTTGACGAATGAATACGTGGAGCGGCTCAACGCGTCGCCCTACTTTATTGCCACCGATTACACCGGCGTCACCATGGCGCAGTTTGAGGAGCTGCGCGGTAAGTTGCGGGCGGAAAGCGCGGAAATTCACGTGGTGAAAAACTCCGTGTTCCGGAAGGCCTGCGAAGAAACCGGCGTGGGCGATCTCAACGGCGGCCTGTCCGGACAGGTGGCCGTGGTCACCGGCGAAAGCGAAATCGCCGGTGCCGCCAAGGTGATTAAGGAATACGGCCAAAGCATCAAGCGGCTGAACATTCACTTTGGTTACCTTGGCGAAGAACGTCTGGAAGGCGAGGCCGTGAATCGGCTGGCCGATCTGCCTTCGCTGGATGTATTGCGCAGCCAACTGCTCGGGACTATTCAGGCACCGGCCACGGCGATTGCGCGCGTGATTGGCACACCGGCCACGATGTTGGCCCGCGCCATTCAGGCGAAGTCCGAGAAAGGCTAA
- the rplL gene encoding 50S ribosomal protein L7/L12, whose protein sequence is MADLDKIVDSLSELSVIEAADLVKKLEEKWDVSAAAPAAVAVAGPAAGGGDAAEEKDSFDVIFVGDGGKKIPCIKAVRGIKSELGLKEAKDFVESAPATLLEGVSKDEAEAAQKALEEAGAKVELK, encoded by the coding sequence ATGGCAGATCTGGATAAAATTGTAGACAGCTTGAGCGAACTCAGCGTGATTGAGGCCGCCGATCTGGTGAAAAAACTTGAAGAGAAATGGGACGTCAGCGCCGCTGCTCCCGCAGCAGTGGCCGTGGCCGGCCCCGCCGCAGGCGGTGGCGATGCGGCGGAGGAAAAGGATTCCTTCGACGTCATCTTCGTCGGCGACGGCGGCAAAAAGATTCCCTGCATTAAAGCGGTGCGCGGCATCAAATCGGAACTTGGACTGAAAGAAGCCAAGGATTTCGTGGAAAGCGCCCCCGCCACCTTGCTGGAAGGCGTGAGCAAAGATGAGGCCGAAGCGGCCCAGAAAGCGCTCGAAGAAGCCGGCGCAAAGGTCGAGCTCAAGTAG